The genomic window CAGAAGATGCCGGAACAGGAGCCTAACGTACGCAATAAGAATTTCAAGGAAGTGGCGCTAGGATTAACCATCGATTTGGCGAAAGTCGAAGCCAATCGCTGCATCGAATGCAAGAAGCCGAAATGCGTGGATGGTTGTCCCGTCGGCGTGGATATCCCGCGCTTTATGCGGCTAGTGCGAGAAGGAAAATTTCTGGAAGCGGCCAGGGTCATTAAAGAGACGAACGTCTTGCCCGCCGTCTGCGGACGCGTTTGCCCCCAAGAGACGCAATGCGAAATCAAGTGCATTTTGGCCAATAAAAACGAGTCCGTAGCCATCGGACGCTTGGAACGCTTCGTGGCCGATTACGAACGTCAATTCGGAGGCGAATTCGAATGGACTCCGCCGCCGCCTACGGGAAAGAAAGTGGCCATCGTCGGTTCGGGGCCGTCTTCGCTAACGGTGGCGGGCGATTTGATCGCCAAAGGGCATGAGGTGCATGTCTTCGAAGCGTTGCACCGGTTGGGCGGCGTATTGATCTACGGCATTCCCGAATTCCGTTTGCCCAACGATATCGTGGAACAAGAGATCGACGGCTTGCGCAAGAAGGGCGTGCATTTTTATACCAATGTTCTGATCGGAAAAGCCAAAACGGTGGACGACTTATTGCAGAAGGAAGGCTTCGACGCCGTGTTCCTGGGAACGGGCGCGGGACTGCCAAAAATGATGAAAGTGCCGGGCGAGAACCTGAAGGGCGTCTATACGGCCAACGAATTTCTGACTCGCATCAACCTCATGCACGCTGATCGTTTTCCCGAATACAGCACTCCCGTTACCGTCGGCGATCACGTGGCCGTCATCGGCGCGGGCAATACGGCGATGGACGCGGCGCGCGTCAGCGTACGCATGGGCGCGAAGGAAGTTAGCATCGTCTACCGGAGGACGTTGGCCGAGTCGCCCGCCCGCATCGAAGAGATCCACCACGCGGAGGAAGAGGGCGTGAAATTCAAGTTCCTAACGGCGCCCGTTTCGCTGCACGGCAACGGCGATGGCTGGGTCAAGGAAATGGAGTGCATTCAAATGGAACTGGGCGAGCCGGACGAGTCGGGACGGCGGCGGCCTGTGCCCATCAAAGGATCGGAGTTCCGCCTTCCCACGGAAACCATCATCACGGCGCTGGGATTCGGCGTCAATCCGCTGGTGCCCCGCACGACGAAAGGGCTGGAATTAAACAAATGGGGAATCAT from Candidatus Omnitrophota bacterium includes these protein-coding regions:
- the gltA gene encoding NADPH-dependent glutamate synthase, with product MFEILDKRELAPNTFWFEAKAPLVSRARKAGQFMIVCPHDKAERIPISLAGSNYENDSLLFVIQAIGKTTHEICSMNVGDSFFSIIGPLGEPSPIEQYGTVVCMGGGYGVAALLPICRALREAGNRVIGVIGAREKGLILLEDLMRDTCDEVRLSTNDGSYGTKGFVTDVLKEILDEGIKVDHTFAIGPVPMMAAVSKMTAPLGIGCTVSLNALMVDGTGMCGGCRVHIGGESKFACCDGPDFDGHKVDFDELMNRQKWYADKEKLAFAVYKGEEHSPACIYREELDEIDKFWNPNVPDSIDLSGKALKPKERMQIPRQKMPEQEPNVRNKNFKEVALGLTIDLAKVEANRCIECKKPKCVDGCPVGVDIPRFMRLVREGKFLEAARVIKETNVLPAVCGRVCPQETQCEIKCILANKNESVAIGRLERFVADYERQFGGEFEWTPPPPTGKKVAIVGSGPSSLTVAGDLIAKGHEVHVFEALHRLGGVLIYGIPEFRLPNDIVEQEIDGLRKKGVHFYTNVLIGKAKTVDDLLQKEGFDAVFLGTGAGLPKMMKVPGENLKGVYTANEFLTRINLMHADRFPEYSTPVTVGDHVAVIGAGNTAMDAARVSVRMGAKEVSIVYRRTLAESPARIEEIHHAEEEGVKFKFLTAPVSLHGNGDGWVKEMECIQMELGEPDESGRRRPVPIKGSEFRLPTETIITALGFGVNPLVPRTTKGLELNKWGIIVAEPETGKTSKKAVFAGGDAITGGSTVILAMGQGRVAAKAMHEYLTTGVW